A single region of the Halobacterium wangiae genome encodes:
- the argH gene encoding argininosuccinate lyase: MSEEDDGTVVRRDRFSGGPARSFLSSLDGDARIFAADLAVDRAHVVMLAEQGIVADDEAAKILGALDDVEAAGFDALPDGEDVHEAIETAVVERVGRVGGKMHTARSRNDEVAACIRYRLREDLLAALDSVLALRESLAAVAEAEAETVMPGYTHLQPAQPTTVAHWALSYEGTLGRDAARLLDAYDRTNESPLGGAAFAGTTFNVDRERTADLLGFDGVVTNATDAAASRDFLLESVAALSSVAVTCSGLAEDLVFFANRGFVDLDDDYASTSSIMPQKKNPDTLELVRATAGDAVGAYQALATTLKGLPRAYNRDLQRATVHVWHATDFVSEATEVAAGAVATADWPAEALADAAGEDFSTATGVADALAAAGLPFRTAHEIVAAASETGADLDAVDAAAREVTGESLSELVDPELVAAALDPVESVAQRDSTGGPAPDAVRDALANVLGGIEADQTAVAERWEALEAATDALDAEVATYA, translated from the coding sequence ATGAGCGAGGAGGACGACGGCACGGTGGTGCGCCGCGACCGCTTCAGCGGCGGCCCCGCGCGGTCGTTCCTCTCCTCGCTCGACGGCGACGCGCGCATCTTCGCCGCGGACCTCGCGGTGGACCGCGCGCACGTCGTGATGCTCGCCGAACAGGGAATCGTCGCGGACGACGAGGCGGCCAAGATTCTCGGGGCGCTTGACGACGTCGAGGCGGCGGGCTTCGACGCGCTCCCGGACGGCGAGGACGTCCACGAGGCCATCGAGACGGCCGTCGTCGAGCGCGTCGGGCGCGTCGGCGGGAAGATGCACACCGCACGCTCCCGCAACGACGAGGTCGCGGCCTGCATCCGCTACCGCCTGCGCGAGGACCTGCTGGCGGCGCTCGATTCGGTTCTCGCGCTCCGCGAGTCGCTGGCCGCGGTGGCCGAGGCGGAGGCCGAGACGGTGATGCCCGGCTACACGCACCTCCAGCCCGCCCAGCCGACGACCGTCGCGCACTGGGCGCTCTCCTACGAGGGGACGCTCGGCCGCGACGCGGCGCGCCTGCTGGACGCCTACGACCGCACGAACGAGTCGCCGCTCGGCGGTGCGGCGTTCGCGGGCACGACGTTCAACGTCGACCGCGAGCGCACCGCCGACCTCCTGGGCTTCGACGGCGTGGTGACGAACGCGACGGACGCGGCGGCGAGCCGTGACTTCCTGCTCGAATCCGTCGCGGCGCTGTCGTCGGTCGCGGTGACCTGCTCGGGCCTCGCGGAGGACCTCGTGTTCTTCGCGAACCGCGGGTTCGTCGACCTGGACGACGACTACGCGTCGACGTCCTCGATCATGCCCCAGAAGAAGAACCCGGACACTCTGGAACTCGTGCGCGCGACGGCGGGCGACGCCGTCGGCGCCTACCAGGCGCTCGCGACGACGCTGAAGGGGCTCCCGCGCGCGTACAACCGCGACCTGCAGCGCGCGACGGTACACGTGTGGCACGCGACCGACTTCGTCTCGGAGGCCACCGAGGTCGCCGCGGGCGCGGTCGCGACCGCCGACTGGCCCGCGGAGGCACTGGCAGACGCGGCGGGCGAGGACTTCTCGACGGCGACGGGCGTGGCCGACGCGCTCGCCGCCGCTGGACTGCCGTTCCGGACGGCGCACGAGATTGTTGCAGCGGCGTCTGAGACGGGCGCCGACCTCGACGCGGTGGACGCCGCCGCCCGCGAGGTCACCGGCGAGTCGCTGTCTGAACTCGTCGACCCCGAACTCGTGGCGGCGGCGCTCGACCCGGTGGAGAGTGTCGCACAGCGCGACTCGACGGGCGGTCCCGCTCCCGACGCGGTCCGCGACGCGCTCGCGAACGTACTCGGCGGCATCGAGGCCGACCAGACGGCCGTCGCGGAGCGCTGGGAGGCGCTGGAGGCGGCGACGGACGCACTCGACGCGGAGGTGGCGACGTATGCGTGA
- a CDS encoding argininosuccinate synthase — MTGQKVALAFSGGLDTTVCVPLLKEEYGYDEVIGVTVDVGQPDSEFAEAHETADALGVEHFVVDANAEFAERCFDAVKANATYQGYPLGTALARPVIAEAILAVAEEEGCAAVAHGCTGKGNDQLRFEAVWRASDLEVLAPVRELGLTREWEIEYAAEKGLPVEAGNDGEWSIDTNLWSRSVEGGDLEDPGYQPTGDIYDWTDAPTGDTETVEIGFQNGVPVSVNGDEMDPVPLIEYLNDLAGSYGVGRTDLMEDRMLGLKVRENYEHPAATTLLAAHEALEGLVLTKDERDFKQQVDQQWAQKAYEGLADHPLVAALDAFVDETQQKVTGTVTVKFEGGQARPVARESEHAVYSADAASFDTETVAGIAQEDATGVAKYHGFQSRLANASKPELKPDGGDNEESDE, encoded by the coding sequence ATGACAGGACAGAAAGTCGCGCTCGCCTTCTCGGGTGGGCTCGACACGACGGTCTGCGTACCGCTGTTGAAAGAGGAGTACGGTTACGACGAGGTCATCGGCGTCACGGTTGACGTCGGCCAGCCCGACTCGGAGTTCGCGGAGGCCCACGAGACGGCCGACGCGCTCGGCGTCGAGCACTTCGTCGTCGACGCGAACGCCGAGTTCGCCGAGCGCTGCTTCGACGCGGTGAAGGCGAACGCGACCTACCAGGGCTACCCGCTCGGGACGGCGCTCGCGCGCCCGGTCATCGCCGAGGCGATCCTGGCGGTCGCCGAGGAAGAGGGCTGTGCGGCGGTCGCCCACGGCTGCACCGGGAAGGGCAACGACCAGTTGCGCTTCGAGGCGGTGTGGCGCGCGAGCGACCTGGAGGTGCTCGCACCGGTCCGCGAACTCGGCCTCACGCGCGAGTGGGAGATCGAGTACGCCGCGGAGAAGGGCCTCCCCGTGGAGGCCGGCAACGACGGCGAGTGGAGCATCGACACGAACCTCTGGAGTCGCTCCGTCGAGGGCGGCGACCTGGAGGACCCGGGCTACCAGCCGACTGGGGACATCTACGACTGGACGGACGCCCCGACGGGCGACACCGAGACCGTGGAGATTGGCTTCCAGAACGGCGTCCCCGTCTCCGTGAACGGCGACGAGATGGATCCGGTTCCCCTGATCGAGTACCTCAACGACCTCGCCGGGAGCTACGGCGTGGGTCGCACGGACCTGATGGAGGACCGCATGCTCGGCCTGAAGGTGCGCGAGAACTACGAACACCCCGCAGCGACCACGCTGCTGGCCGCCCACGAGGCCCTTGAGGGGCTCGTGCTCACGAAGGACGAACGCGACTTCAAACAGCAGGTCGACCAGCAGTGGGCCCAGAAGGCCTACGAGGGGCTCGCCGACCACCCGCTCGTCGCGGCGCTCGACGCGTTCGTCGACGAGACCCAGCAGAAGGTGACGGGCACGGTGACGGTGAAGTTCGAGGGCGGGCAGGCCCGCCCGGTCGCCCGCGAGAGCGAGCACGCGGTCTACTCCGCGGACGCCGCCTCCTTCGACACGGAGACGGTGGCCGGCATCGCCCAGGAGGACGCGACGGGCGTCGCGAAGTACCACGGCTTCCAGTCCCGCCTCGCGAACGCGAGCAAGCCCGAACTGAAGCCGGACGGTGGCGACAACGAGGAGAGCGACGAATGA
- a CDS encoding DUF7554 family protein: MTRSRAALDTDSLLKIVLLLVVVWLVLEIVEAILGTLATIFEVFQPVIGIVLVVLIVLWLLDRI; the protein is encoded by the coding sequence ATGACACGTTCCCGGGCTGCACTGGACACCGACAGCCTGCTCAAGATCGTCCTCCTGCTCGTCGTCGTGTGGCTCGTCCTCGAGATCGTCGAGGCGATTCTGGGCACGCTGGCGACCATCTTCGAAGTCTTCCAGCCGGTGATCGGTATCGTGCTCGTCGTGCTCATCGTGCTGTGGCTGCTCGACCGCATCTAA
- a CDS encoding 2'-5' RNA ligase family protein produces the protein MYSVNAPVPPAVNELADDLRPALSAFARVREWHERTLLLKRVPADDRKELRTAWQTAKDALRGAPAVEARVSEVDTFDDPPNGSSPVVYLAVESPGIHELHARLCEVFEPVPILEGGDDYDPHVTLARDADGFRGRRAVENVRGREVGPVTWTIEELELYDARHGERVDSISLPA, from the coding sequence GTGTACAGCGTGAACGCGCCGGTTCCCCCGGCGGTGAACGAGCTCGCCGACGACCTCCGTCCGGCGCTCTCGGCGTTCGCCCGCGTCCGCGAGTGGCACGAGCGCACCCTCCTCCTGAAGCGCGTCCCCGCCGACGACCGGAAGGAACTCCGGACCGCCTGGCAGACCGCGAAGGACGCGCTCCGGGGCGCGCCCGCCGTCGAAGCCCGCGTCTCCGAGGTCGACACGTTCGACGACCCGCCGAACGGGTCGAGTCCCGTCGTCTACCTCGCCGTCGAGAGCCCCGGCATCCACGAGCTCCACGCCCGCCTCTGCGAGGTGTTCGAACCCGTCCCGATACTGGAGGGCGGCGACGACTACGACCCTCACGTCACGCTCGCCCGCGACGCCGACGGCTTCCGGGGCCGCCGCGCCGTCGAGAACGTCCGCGGACGGGAGGTCGGCCCGGTCACGTGGACCATCGAGGAACTCGAACTGTACGACGCCCGCCACGGCGAGCGCGTGGATTCGATTTCGTTGCCTGCGTAG
- a CDS encoding ATP-dependent DNA helicase, whose amino-acid sequence MQFFPKPSPYDNQRAAMDEIRDALDTGRDVLFEGACGTGKTLAALAPALAHARETDKTVVITTNVHQQMRQFVREAREIHDAEPIRAVVFKGKGSMCHIDVDYEECQVLRDNTHELVDTERDKRQLEERQQALLEESQGGDADAADARQAVLDELESVEADLEDLREGNVCERYYENLAGDNDEFYGWLYDDVRTPEDIYDYAEEAGLCGYELLKDGMEGVDLAVCNYHHLLDPGIRAQFFRWLGRDPEDVVVVFDEAHNIEDAARDHAARTLTENSLDSALSELEEVNQDRAAAAERIVSAFRDALVETYEESFGPGGAGPPRAKSEVGPNWEDVPVANEHRRDDLTLAFLQQYTGPGIHEDVDDALALGEYLKEEYEEAYRNGETTTRRECFVLQAAEFVETYVEDGDELGQYPTAAVRRDEGTEEVYGRAELYTCIPREVTTDLFDAVHASVLMSATLRPFDVVGDVLGLEDPVEMAFGLQFPAERRRTFAVDTEPLFASKRDDRGVQREVADVLRDAVRFTPGNCLFFFPSYAEAERYHDLLSDVEAARYLDEPGVAAEDLRQSFVADRNGALFTSLWGTLAEGVSFDADDARTVAVVGVPYPHLDARAEAVQDAYDRAFGDREGARRTEDPGWRYAVEIPTVRKTRQAIGRVIRSPEDFGVRMLVDRRYTSGSRTEMRKYSVNPTFPPEDRQELVDIDPEKLRFSMLNFYGDLDAYDGDPPSP is encoded by the coding sequence ATGCAGTTCTTCCCGAAGCCCTCGCCGTACGACAACCAGCGGGCGGCGATGGACGAGATCCGGGACGCCCTCGACACCGGCCGGGACGTGCTGTTCGAGGGGGCCTGCGGGACGGGAAAGACGCTCGCGGCACTCGCGCCGGCGCTCGCACACGCCCGCGAGACCGACAAGACGGTGGTCATCACGACGAACGTCCACCAGCAGATGCGCCAGTTCGTCCGGGAGGCCCGGGAGATCCACGACGCCGAACCCATCCGGGCCGTCGTGTTCAAGGGGAAGGGGTCGATGTGCCACATCGACGTCGACTACGAGGAGTGCCAGGTGCTCCGGGACAACACCCACGAACTCGTCGACACCGAACGCGACAAGCGCCAGCTAGAGGAGCGCCAGCAGGCGCTCCTGGAGGAGAGCCAGGGCGGCGACGCCGACGCGGCCGACGCCCGCCAGGCGGTCCTCGACGAACTCGAGTCCGTGGAGGCGGACCTCGAGGACCTCCGCGAGGGGAACGTCTGCGAGCGCTACTACGAGAACCTCGCGGGCGACAACGACGAGTTCTACGGCTGGCTGTACGACGACGTCCGGACGCCCGAGGACATCTACGACTACGCCGAGGAGGCCGGCCTCTGCGGCTACGAGCTGTTGAAGGACGGGATGGAGGGCGTCGACCTCGCGGTCTGCAACTACCACCACCTGCTCGACCCCGGCATCCGCGCACAGTTCTTCCGCTGGCTGGGCCGGGACCCCGAGGACGTCGTGGTGGTGTTCGACGAGGCCCACAACATCGAGGACGCCGCCCGCGACCACGCGGCCAGGACGCTCACCGAGAACAGCCTCGACAGCGCGCTCTCGGAACTGGAGGAGGTGAACCAGGACCGCGCTGCCGCGGCCGAGCGCATCGTCTCGGCGTTCCGCGACGCGCTCGTCGAGACGTACGAGGAGTCGTTCGGACCGGGCGGCGCCGGACCGCCCCGCGCGAAGTCCGAGGTCGGGCCGAACTGGGAGGACGTCCCGGTCGCCAACGAGCACCGGCGGGACGACCTGACGCTGGCGTTCCTCCAGCAGTACACCGGTCCGGGCATCCACGAGGACGTCGACGACGCGCTCGCACTCGGCGAGTACCTGAAAGAGGAGTACGAGGAGGCATACCGGAACGGCGAGACCACCACGCGGCGGGAGTGCTTCGTCCTGCAGGCGGCGGAGTTCGTCGAGACGTACGTCGAGGACGGCGACGAACTCGGCCAGTACCCGACCGCGGCGGTGCGCCGCGACGAGGGCACCGAGGAGGTGTACGGCCGCGCGGAGCTGTACACCTGCATCCCGCGGGAGGTGACGACGGACCTCTTCGACGCGGTCCACGCGAGCGTGCTGATGAGCGCGACGCTCCGGCCGTTCGATGTCGTCGGTGACGTCCTCGGCCTCGAGGACCCCGTGGAGATGGCGTTCGGCCTCCAGTTCCCCGCGGAGCGTCGCCGCACGTTCGCCGTCGACACCGAGCCACTGTTCGCCTCGAAGCGCGACGACCGCGGCGTCCAGCGAGAGGTCGCCGACGTCCTCCGGGACGCGGTGCGGTTCACGCCCGGGAACTGCCTGTTCTTCTTCCCGAGTTACGCGGAAGCAGAGCGCTACCACGACCTGTTGTCCGACGTGGAGGCTGCCAGATACCTCGACGAACCCGGCGTCGCCGCCGAGGACCTCAGACAGTCGTTCGTCGCCGACCGGAACGGCGCGCTGTTCACCTCGCTGTGGGGGACGCTCGCGGAGGGCGTGAGCTTCGACGCCGATGACGCCCGCACGGTCGCCGTCGTCGGCGTCCCCTACCCACACCTCGACGCCCGCGCGGAGGCCGTCCAGGACGCCTACGACCGCGCGTTCGGCGACCGCGAGGGCGCGCGGCGCACCGAGGACCCCGGCTGGCGGTACGCCGTCGAGATCCCGACCGTCCGCAAGACCCGGCAGGCCATCGGGCGCGTCATCCGGTCGCCCGAGGACTTCGGCGTCCGGATGCTGGTCGACCGCCGGTACACGTCCGGCAGCCGGACGGAGATGCGCAAGTACAGCGTCAACCCGACGTTCCCACCCGAGGACCGCCAGGAACTCGTCGACATCGACCCCGAGAAACTGCGGTTCTCGATGCTCAACTTCTACGGCGACCTGGACGCCTACGACGGCGACCCGCCCAGTCCGTGA